Proteins found in one Desulfovibrio porci genomic segment:
- a CDS encoding aromatic amino acid transport family protein, whose protein sequence is MNSRFLSILGGTMIVAGTAIGAGMLALPMISAGMWFYWSVALLLISWFCMFRSSQAILEVNLHFQPGDSFHTLVRELLGPFWSTLNGLAVAFVLYTLVYAYVSGGGSVVQQSLAPLLGGTPPRLLSSLFFALLLTACVWWSSKMVDRLSVLLMGGMALSFLLSISGMIGHIRLDTLLDVEGGGGQTIFVWGAVSTYLTSFCFHASVPSLVKYLGKEPRTINACLRYGTLIALACYLSWIVAADGNIPREQFKTVIADGGNVGNLVAAAGNSLSGVVLRLLEAFSLLAVATSFLGAGLGLFDYMADLCNFDDSRRGRTKTLLITFAPPMLCGLIWPDGFLPAIGWAGLAASIWSVIVPALLLRAGRRRFAAHGYAAPGGALLIPMLLLYGILVAVCHTLFVFKLLPMYH, encoded by the coding sequence ATGAACAGCCGCTTCCTCTCCATTCTGGGCGGCACCATGATTGTGGCCGGAACGGCCATCGGCGCGGGCATGCTGGCCCTGCCCATGATTTCGGCGGGCATGTGGTTTTACTGGTCCGTGGCCCTGCTGCTGATCTCCTGGTTCTGCATGTTCCGCTCCAGCCAGGCCATTCTGGAGGTCAACCTGCATTTTCAGCCGGGCGACAGCTTCCACACCCTGGTACGCGAACTGCTGGGCCCGTTCTGGAGCACGCTCAACGGCCTGGCTGTGGCCTTTGTGCTCTACACCCTGGTCTACGCCTACGTCAGCGGCGGCGGCTCCGTAGTGCAGCAGAGCCTCGCGCCTCTGTTGGGCGGCACGCCGCCCCGCCTGCTCTCCAGCCTGTTCTTCGCCCTGCTGCTCACGGCCTGCGTCTGGTGGAGTTCCAAAATGGTGGACCGCCTTTCCGTGCTGCTGATGGGCGGCATGGCCCTGTCCTTCCTGCTCTCCATCAGCGGCATGATCGGCCATATCCGCCTGGACACCCTGCTGGACGTCGAGGGCGGCGGCGGTCAGACCATCTTTGTCTGGGGCGCTGTGTCCACCTACCTGACCTCGTTCTGCTTCCATGCCTCGGTCCCGAGTCTGGTCAAGTATCTGGGCAAGGAACCCCGCACCATCAACGCCTGCCTGCGCTACGGCACCCTCATCGCCCTGGCCTGCTATCTCTCCTGGATTGTGGCGGCGGACGGCAATATCCCGCGTGAGCAGTTCAAGACCGTCATCGCCGACGGCGGCAATGTGGGCAACCTAGTGGCCGCCGCGGGCAACAGCCTGAGCGGCGTCGTTCTGCGCCTGCTGGAGGCCTTTTCCCTGCTGGCCGTAGCCACCTCCTTTCTGGGCGCGGGTCTGGGGCTTTTTGACTACATGGCCGATTTGTGCAATTTTGACGACAGCCGCCGGGGGCGCACCAAAACCCTGCTGATCACCTTCGCGCCGCCCATGCTCTGCGGCCTGATCTGGCCGGACGGTTTTCTGCCCGCCATCGGTTGGGCCGGGCTGGCGGCCTCCATCTGGTCCGTGATCGTGCCCGCCCTGCTTCTGCGGGCCGGGCGGAGGCGTTTCGCCGCGCACGGCTACGCCGCGCCGGGCGGCGCGCTTCTCATCCCCATGCTGCTGTTGTACGGCATTCTTGTGGCCGTCTGCCATACTCTCTTTGTCTTCAAACTCTTACCCATGTATCACTAA
- a CDS encoding RidA family protein, producing MKKEVISTDKAPAAVGPYSQAIRAAGDLLFLSGQVPLDPATGKLVEGGIEEQAARACKNLAAVLESQGLSLDNVVKTTVFITDISNFPKVNEVYKQYFKAPCPARSCVEVSALPLGVQVEIEAIAVA from the coding sequence ATGAAAAAGGAAGTCATCAGCACCGACAAAGCGCCCGCCGCCGTGGGCCCGTACAGCCAGGCCATCCGCGCGGCGGGGGATCTGCTCTTTCTTTCCGGCCAAGTGCCCCTTGATCCGGCCACCGGCAAGCTGGTGGAAGGCGGCATTGAGGAACAGGCCGCGCGGGCCTGCAAAAACCTGGCGGCCGTTCTGGAATCCCAGGGCCTCAGCCTGGACAACGTGGTCAAGACCACGGTTTTCATCACCGACATAAGCAATTTCCCCAAGGTCAACGAAGTCTACAAGCAATATTTCAAAGCGCCCTGCCCGGCCCGCTCCTGCGTGGAAGTCAGCGCCCTGCCGCTGGGCGTGCAGGTGGAAATCGAAGCTATCGCCGTGGCCTGA
- a CDS encoding metallophosphoesterase: protein MLHFLTTVLSLYVIVRLILPLRLPLWVKLVLALLVLLFALKLYFFRLAFGTMMPELPRWLMAATGVLHGSLVLLIILCALRDALLLALWLARKFLPQLPALSFSSGQWAAGLLALSLLLSATAVRQALRVPDVHKFNLVLPRLPRALDGLRIVQLSDLHISPAFPRDWVRAVVDRVNALKPDLIVITGDLADGPPARRNEDIAPLAHLRAPLGVFSCAGNHEYYWGYQGWMKKSRAQGIHPLENAHVVLETRGRQLVLAGVTDQAAPAFGLPGPDIPQALAGAPPDATRIMLAHRPRLIAQSAEENVDLQLSGHTHGGQLAGVNQLMAFFNDGFLAGNYHAGDATLYVSPGSGLWAGFPLRLLVPSEITEITLRAPRSAP from the coding sequence ATGCTGCATTTCCTCACCACGGTTCTTTCGCTCTATGTCATCGTCCGCCTGATCCTGCCCCTGCGACTGCCGCTCTGGGTCAAGCTTGTCCTTGCCCTGCTGGTGCTGCTTTTCGCGCTGAAACTCTATTTTTTCCGTCTGGCCTTCGGCACCATGATGCCCGAGCTGCCGCGCTGGTTGATGGCCGCCACAGGGGTGCTGCACGGCTCGCTGGTCCTGCTGATCATCCTCTGCGCGCTGCGCGACGCTTTGCTGTTGGCGCTCTGGCTGGCGCGCAAATTTCTGCCTCAACTGCCGGCCCTGTCCTTTTCCAGCGGACAATGGGCCGCGGGCCTGCTGGCGCTCTCCCTGCTGCTGAGCGCGACGGCCGTCCGGCAGGCCCTGCGCGTGCCGGACGTGCACAAGTTCAATCTGGTCCTGCCCCGTCTGCCGCGGGCTCTGGACGGTCTGCGCATCGTCCAGCTTTCGGATCTGCATATCAGCCCGGCCTTTCCCCGCGACTGGGTCCGGGCCGTGGTGGACAGGGTCAACGCGCTCAAGCCGGATCTGATCGTGATCACCGGCGATCTGGCCGACGGGCCGCCCGCCCGGCGCAACGAAGACATCGCGCCTCTGGCGCACTTACGCGCGCCCCTGGGCGTGTTTTCCTGCGCGGGCAACCATGAATATTACTGGGGCTACCAGGGCTGGATGAAAAAAAGCCGCGCACAGGGCATCCATCCCCTGGAAAACGCCCATGTGGTTCTGGAAACGCGGGGACGGCAACTGGTGCTGGCGGGCGTCACGGATCAGGCGGCCCCGGCCTTCGGCCTGCCCGGCCCCGACATCCCGCAAGCCTTGGCGGGCGCGCCCCCGGACGCCACGCGCATCATGCTGGCCCACCGCCCCCGCCTGATCGCGCAGAGCGCCGAGGAGAATGTGGACCTTCAGCTTTCCGGCCATACCCACGGCGGCCAGCTGGCCGGGGTCAACCAACTGATGGCTTTTTTCAACGACGGCTTTCTGGCCGGAAACTATCACGCGGGAGACGCTACTCTGTATGTGAGCCCCGGCAGCGGCCTGTGGGCGGGCTTTCCCCTGCGCCTGCTCGTGCCTTCGGAAATCACGGAGATCACGTTGCGCGCCCCGCGCAGCGCGCCATAA
- a CDS encoding class I SAM-dependent methyltransferase, producing the protein MEKQWSSEPTGRFALSLQMRLLQQSLAAWPRRGASLLEINCGEGLFLPLLWECGFDVTGTERTPCLRAQAAINAAAKAEVEAAADDHLPFEDNEFDWVVLHVTAADGDALAASVREALRVAARGLAVTFWNTASLPGFCRRLSGRKAVWPAPGHSWWRVWRLFRGFRTGRLTSLSTLAGPMRTWNRQCAAAPCNTWLRGLPLGAWSIIRLDLAPLRPVTPLPLRLGRGRLRRPEPALECGQKNLASPLNKRRKSS; encoded by the coding sequence ATGGAAAAGCAATGGTCATCAGAGCCTACGGGGCGTTTCGCCCTGAGCCTTCAAATGCGCCTGCTGCAGCAGAGCCTGGCGGCCTGGCCGCGCCGGGGCGCAAGTCTTCTGGAAATCAACTGCGGCGAAGGTCTGTTCCTGCCCCTGCTCTGGGAATGCGGTTTTGACGTGACCGGCACGGAGCGGACGCCCTGCCTGCGGGCGCAGGCGGCCATCAATGCCGCCGCCAAAGCGGAGGTGGAAGCCGCCGCCGATGATCACCTGCCTTTTGAGGACAATGAGTTTGACTGGGTTGTGCTGCATGTTACGGCCGCCGACGGCGACGCTCTCGCGGCCAGTGTGCGCGAGGCCTTGCGAGTGGCGGCACGGGGTCTGGCCGTGACCTTCTGGAATACCGCCTCCCTGCCCGGTTTCTGCCGTCGCCTGAGCGGCCGCAAGGCCGTCTGGCCCGCTCCGGGCCACAGCTGGTGGCGCGTCTGGCGGCTGTTCAGGGGTTTCAGAACCGGCCGCCTGACCAGCCTGAGCACCCTTGCCGGGCCCATGCGCACCTGGAACAGACAATGCGCCGCCGCGCCCTGCAATACCTGGCTGCGCGGCCTGCCGCTGGGCGCATGGAGCATCATCCGTCTGGATCTGGCCCCGCTCAGACCGGTGACGCCTCTGCCCCTGCGCCTGGGACGGGGACGCTTGCGCCGTCCCGAACCGGCGCTGGAATGCGGGCAGAAAAATCTTGCCTCTCCCCTCAACAAACGGCGGAAAAGCTCATGA
- a CDS encoding translation initiation factor IF-2 produces the protein MKLPLLSPLIAMARAHLLALTVALLVAALTAGGFYGWRYYQYRQSSEYAFVRLTAALTPPKPEELALLVDFNTLSEHLAKAVTEVFAFFKRGPDQIHDLKNIIQTGLLKKFLSKEEPPKGDAAKEDDPQKLLQQPLILLPPDFLAQLTSSLSMRRAENGTVLISASIQHPQLKRTFPLILSMEHGPDGWVVRDLVNAAELAKQLRAALLARLTARHDVLIRKNAATRKRMNGILALQSCTASAGLLSDGKTLVLVAHVLARNTGDVSVNNLDLDATFSGPDGTKLLRRFLNTARPIAPGEDFEQRWSIELDGQSPQGQRILAAGPLTCSAGWRTLGLSNAEVLHIVDVPDILKACNKPGHNHPLGFCLSPIFQNRFRLSLQDE, from the coding sequence ATGAAGCTGCCCCTGCTTTCCCCATTGATCGCCATGGCGCGCGCGCATCTTCTGGCCCTGACCGTGGCTCTGCTGGTGGCGGCCCTGACTGCGGGAGGCTTTTACGGCTGGCGCTATTACCAGTACCGCCAGAGCAGCGAGTACGCCTTTGTCCGCCTGACCGCGGCCCTCACGCCGCCCAAGCCGGAAGAACTGGCCCTGCTCGTGGATTTCAACACCCTCTCCGAACATCTGGCCAAGGCCGTCACAGAAGTTTTTGCCTTTTTCAAACGCGGACCGGATCAGATTCATGATCTGAAAAACATCATCCAGACCGGCCTGCTCAAAAAATTCCTGAGCAAGGAAGAACCGCCCAAGGGCGACGCGGCCAAAGAGGATGATCCGCAAAAACTGCTGCAACAGCCGCTGATTCTGCTGCCGCCCGACTTTCTGGCCCAGCTCACCTCCAGCCTCAGCATGCGCCGGGCTGAAAACGGCACGGTCCTGATCTCCGCCAGCATCCAGCATCCGCAGCTGAAGCGCACCTTTCCCCTGATCCTCAGCATGGAGCATGGACCGGACGGCTGGGTCGTCCGCGACCTGGTCAACGCCGCTGAACTGGCCAAACAGCTTCGCGCCGCCCTGCTCGCGCGCCTGACCGCCCGCCATGATGTGCTGATCCGCAAGAACGCCGCCACCCGCAAGCGCATGAACGGCATTCTGGCCCTGCAATCCTGCACGGCCAGCGCGGGCCTGCTTTCCGACGGCAAAACCCTGGTGCTGGTGGCGCATGTGCTGGCCCGCAACACGGGTGACGTTTCCGTGAACAATCTGGACCTGGACGCCACCTTCAGCGGTCCGGACGGCACGAAACTGCTGCGCCGTTTTCTCAACACGGCCCGGCCCATCGCGCCGGGCGAGGATTTCGAGCAGCGCTGGAGCATCGAACTGGACGGACAGAGCCCGCAGGGCCAGCGAATTCTGGCGGCAGGGCCGCTCACCTGCTCCGCCGGCTGGCGCACCCTGGGGCTGAGCAATGCCGAAGTGCTGCATATTGTCGATGTCCCCGACATTCTGAAAGCCTGCAACAAGCCGGGGCATAATCATCCTTTGGGTTTCTGCCTCTCGCCCATCTTTCAGAACCGATTCCGGCTGTCGCTGCAAGACGAATGA
- the pgl gene encoding 6-phosphogluconolactonase, whose amino-acid sequence MQGRSRSIHLSVHIHKDPAAMAERAAHILAAACEEAVAERGVFKIALSGGQTPIPLFSLLAASDWADRLPWDKMTFFWVDERCVGPEHPESNYGLARRELLSHVPAMHFFRMRGEADPVEAAVKYEQQIRNDFNLGPQELPRFDFMLLGMGEDGHTGSIFPNSPALAEKKRLVIDQYVPERKADRLTLTLPVINNARCCMFLVTGAEKHDVLSRALNLLAEPTLPAQMVRPSIGDLIWVVDEAAATGK is encoded by the coding sequence ATGCAGGGCCGTAGCCGTTCCATTCATCTTTCCGTGCATATCCACAAAGATCCTGCCGCCATGGCCGAACGCGCCGCCCACATCCTGGCGGCGGCCTGCGAAGAAGCCGTGGCCGAGCGCGGCGTATTCAAGATCGCCCTTTCCGGCGGGCAGACCCCCATCCCTCTTTTCAGCCTGCTGGCCGCCAGCGACTGGGCGGACCGGCTGCCCTGGGATAAAATGACCTTTTTCTGGGTGGATGAACGCTGTGTGGGGCCCGAGCACCCGGAGAGCAACTACGGTCTGGCCCGGCGCGAACTGCTGAGCCATGTGCCGGCCATGCACTTTTTCCGCATGCGCGGCGAAGCCGACCCGGTGGAGGCCGCCGTCAAGTACGAACAGCAGATCCGCAACGACTTCAATCTCGGCCCGCAGGAACTGCCGCGCTTCGACTTCATGCTGCTGGGCATGGGCGAGGACGGGCACACCGGCTCCATCTTCCCCAACTCTCCGGCCTTGGCCGAGAAAAAACGCCTGGTCATTGACCAGTACGTGCCCGAACGCAAGGCCGACCGTCTGACCCTGACCCTGCCGGTCATCAACAACGCCCGCTGCTGCATGTTTCTGGTCACCGGCGCGGAAAAACACGACGTGCTTTCCCGCGCCCTCAATCTTCTGGCCGAGCCCACCCTGCCCGCCCAGATGGTCCGGCCGAGCATCGGCGATCTGATCTGGGTTGTGGACGAGGCCGCCGCCACCGGCAAATAA
- a CDS encoding M15 family metallopeptidase has protein sequence MRCFLLLCWLLGCAPGMVHALPSVPDAPAEDALNLYCLRLSYPAVSALERDGDGAQWLVLADGRRVLYSRGRAELQADPWNVDVRTSMADLYPLEPERPATPSGVAPGRRRSYALLAALYGADAGEVGRGLHTALLLGQPVRMAKAAALALRKVEPLLAEAVREEPGLRGLLKSDGGFLWRRVAGEQRLSPHAYGVALDLSARRAPYWRWSRLRPHPMQQSYPPAIVTAFESQGFIWGGKWHEYDLMHFEYRPELICKARILRGLEKMNAAGFETGGATGEMEPRP, from the coding sequence ATGCGTTGTTTTTTGTTGCTTTGCTGGCTGCTGGGTTGCGCGCCCGGCATGGTCCATGCCTTGCCGTCCGTGCCGGATGCCCCGGCGGAGGACGCGCTCAATCTCTACTGTCTGCGCCTGTCCTATCCCGCCGTGAGCGCCCTGGAGCGTGACGGCGACGGCGCGCAATGGCTGGTGCTGGCCGACGGCCGCCGGGTGCTTTACAGCCGGGGGCGGGCCGAGCTTCAGGCTGACCCCTGGAATGTGGACGTGCGGACCAGCATGGCCGACCTTTATCCGCTGGAGCCGGAACGTCCCGCCACTCCGTCGGGCGTCGCGCCCGGGCGGCGGCGCTCCTACGCCCTGCTGGCGGCCTTGTACGGCGCGGATGCCGGAGAAGTGGGCAGGGGGCTGCACACGGCGCTGCTGCTGGGGCAGCCCGTCCGCATGGCAAAAGCGGCGGCGCTGGCCCTGCGAAAAGTGGAACCCTTGCTGGCAGAAGCCGTGCGCGAAGAGCCGGGACTGCGCGGTCTGCTCAAGTCCGACGGCGGTTTTTTGTGGCGTCGCGTGGCCGGGGAACAACGTCTGAGCCCGCATGCCTATGGCGTGGCCCTGGACCTGAGCGCCCGGCGCGCGCCCTATTGGCGCTGGAGCCGCCTGCGGCCCCATCCCATGCAGCAAAGTTATCCTCCGGCCATTGTGACGGCTTTTGAATCGCAGGGCTTCATCTGGGGCGGCAAGTGGCACGAGTACGACCTCATGCATTTTGAATATCGCCCGGAACTGATCTGCAAGGCGCGCATTCTGCGGGGACTGGAAAAAATGAACGCCGCCGGTTTCGAAACCGGCGGCGCGACGGGCGAAATGGAACCGCGCCCTTGA
- a CDS encoding MiaB/RimO family radical SAM methylthiotransferase, which yields MPAWKFFIATFGCKVNQYESQSLREAWQKLGGVECDAPGEADVLCVNSCAITAKGERDARNAVFRLRREAPAARLILTGCAARLFADFRPRPGAVWAEPDLLVPQEDKSRLLRGPWPEESIPAFPAAPAFPPFQINAFRRARPVLKVQDGCAHRCTYCIVPLTRGKPRSRAPQEVLDEARRLLRAGYAELMLSGVNLRQYGRDVPGYGDFWDLLRFLDENLAPEFAGRARLRISSLEPSQLGGRGLETLTACRLLCPHLHISLQHASLAVLKRMGRGHYTAAMLEEAVAALTAHWPRIGLGADILVGFPGETDEDLRLLLELIERLPLSYAHVFPYSRRPGTAADAFAGHLPQAVKLKRAALTREAVARRHQRFLRDQLDLPGMLVAADASKHVPPEAEREAPEIGDGPGVWCKGVNEFYAPCLFRAPAAGAAGQPDALTGLLAARPVRVTEKGLLVELKKNEA from the coding sequence ATGCCTGCCTGGAAATTCTTCATTGCGACCTTCGGCTGCAAGGTCAACCAGTACGAAAGCCAATCCCTGCGCGAAGCCTGGCAAAAGCTGGGCGGCGTGGAATGCGACGCGCCGGGTGAGGCCGACGTGCTCTGCGTCAACAGTTGCGCCATCACGGCCAAGGGCGAACGCGACGCGCGCAACGCGGTTTTCCGTCTGCGGCGCGAAGCCCCGGCCGCCCGTCTGATCCTCACCGGTTGCGCGGCCCGCCTGTTCGCGGACTTCCGCCCCCGGCCCGGCGCGGTCTGGGCCGAGCCGGATCTTCTGGTGCCGCAGGAGGACAAAAGCCGCCTGTTGCGCGGTCCCTGGCCTGAGGAGAGCATTCCCGCGTTCCCGGCGGCCCCGGCTTTTCCACCTTTTCAGATCAACGCATTCCGACGCGCCCGGCCTGTGCTCAAAGTGCAGGACGGCTGCGCCCACCGCTGCACCTACTGCATTGTGCCGCTCACGCGCGGCAAGCCCCGCAGCCGCGCCCCGCAAGAGGTTCTGGACGAGGCCCGCCGCCTGCTGCGCGCCGGTTACGCGGAACTGATGCTTTCCGGCGTCAATCTGCGCCAATACGGCCGCGACGTCCCCGGTTACGGCGACTTTTGGGACCTGCTGCGCTTTCTGGACGAAAACCTGGCCCCGGAATTCGCGGGCCGGGCACGGCTGCGGATCAGCTCTCTGGAGCCGTCGCAACTGGGCGGACGCGGCCTGGAAACCCTGACGGCCTGCCGCCTGCTCTGCCCGCATCTGCATATTTCGCTTCAGCACGCCAGCCTGGCGGTGCTCAAGCGCATGGGACGCGGCCATTATACGGCGGCCATGCTGGAAGAAGCCGTGGCCGCCCTGACGGCCCACTGGCCGCGCATCGGGCTGGGCGCGGACATTCTGGTGGGCTTTCCCGGCGAAACGGATGAAGACCTGCGCCTGCTGCTGGAACTGATTGAACGCCTGCCCCTGAGCTACGCGCACGTCTTTCCCTATTCGCGGCGGCCAGGCACGGCGGCGGACGCCTTTGCCGGTCATCTGCCCCAGGCTGTCAAGCTCAAACGCGCCGCCCTGACGCGTGAGGCCGTGGCGCGCCGCCACCAGCGCTTTTTGCGGGACCAACTCGACCTGCCGGGCATGCTGGTGGCCGCCGACGCCTCGAAACACGTTCCGCCGGAAGCGGAGCGCGAAGCTCCGGAAATCGGTGACGGCCCCGGCGTATGGTGCAAGGGCGTCAACGAATTTTACGCTCCCTGCCTGTTCCGCGCCCCGGCGGCGGGTGCGGCTGGTCAGCCCGACGCGCTGACCGGCCTGCTGGCCGCGCGGCCCGTGCGGGTCACGGAAAAAGGCCTGCTGGTGGAACTGAAAAAAAATGAAGCATGA
- a CDS encoding DJ-1/PfpI family protein, with amino-acid sequence MKKILLLAGDFVEDYEVMVPFQMLQMVGYEVHAVCPGKKPGDTVKTAIHDFEGDQTYSEKRGHNFVINYDFDKVNTADYAGLVVPGGRAPEYLRLNSRLLEIVREFNAAKKPIAAVCHGPQILVSAGVLKGCTCTAYPAVKPDVVDAGATWADTNETFTNAVVDGNLVTAPAWPAHPAWIAAFIKMLGGKISV; translated from the coding sequence ATGAAAAAGATTTTATTGCTGGCCGGAGATTTTGTGGAAGACTATGAAGTGATGGTGCCCTTTCAGATGCTCCAGATGGTGGGCTATGAAGTGCATGCCGTCTGCCCCGGCAAAAAGCCCGGCGATACGGTGAAGACCGCCATTCATGACTTTGAGGGCGACCAGACCTACTCTGAAAAGCGCGGCCACAATTTTGTCATCAATTATGATTTCGACAAGGTCAATACTGCCGATTACGCGGGGCTGGTCGTGCCCGGCGGCCGCGCCCCGGAATATCTGCGTCTGAATTCCCGCCTGCTGGAAATCGTGCGTGAGTTCAACGCGGCCAAAAAACCCATTGCGGCTGTCTGCCACGGCCCGCAGATACTGGTCTCCGCCGGGGTGCTGAAAGGCTGCACCTGCACCGCTTACCCGGCGGTGAAGCCCGACGTGGTGGACGCCGGGGCCACCTGGGCCGACACCAATGAAACCTTCACCAACGCGGTGGTGGACGGCAATCTGGTCACGGCTCCGGCCTGGCCCGCGCATCCGGCCTGGATTGCGGCCTTTATCAAGATGCTGGGCGGCAAAATCAGCGTTTAG
- a CDS encoding FmdB family zinc ribbon protein, whose translation MPMYDFLCTACGEKFEELVLNGEAASPACPQCGSTATERQMSAPSPLKTGAFPFKPGPVRPMGTGMPSCGGSAGAGGCGGGGFS comes from the coding sequence ATGCCCATGTACGACTTTCTCTGCACAGCCTGCGGAGAAAAATTTGAGGAATTGGTCCTGAACGGGGAGGCCGCGTCGCCAGCCTGTCCCCAATGCGGGTCCACCGCCACGGAACGCCAGATGAGCGCCCCGAGCCCCCTGAAAACCGGAGCGTTTCCCTTCAAGCCCGGCCCGGTGCGCCCCATGGGCACGGGCATGCCCTCCTGCGGCGGTTCCGCCGGAGCGGGCGGCTGTGGCGGTGGCGGTTTTTCCTGA
- a CDS encoding YicC/YloC family endoribonuclease produces the protein MLRSMTGFGRCLVENANITQQWEIKSVNGRHLDLKWRLPVAVRSLEPRLEKVVRRFAARGRVDISLVLQYAAGSAPSPRFDSLQATAMLESLHSLAASRGEDFRPDYNVLLQISSLWGDTGEELDENLVALLEDGLALALEDWNEARAAEGRALATDMHSRILRMEEWTGLIAERAPAIKEERANLLRERLGEALAQSGQELEETRLLQEVVVLADRLDVSEELTRLNTHLERLRNLLQSGGDAGRRLDFTLQECFREINTCGNKLPDVQLSRLVVDFKNELEKCREQVQNLE, from the coding sequence ATGCTCCGCAGTATGACCGGTTTTGGCCGCTGTCTGGTGGAAAACGCCAATATCACCCAGCAATGGGAAATCAAAAGCGTCAATGGCCGCCATCTGGATCTCAAATGGCGTCTGCCCGTGGCCGTGCGCAGTCTGGAGCCGCGCCTGGAAAAAGTGGTGCGGCGCTTTGCCGCGCGCGGCCGGGTGGACATCAGCCTGGTCCTGCAATACGCGGCCGGTTCCGCGCCCAGTCCGCGCTTCGACAGTCTGCAGGCGACGGCCATGCTGGAAAGTCTGCACAGTCTGGCCGCCTCACGCGGTGAGGATTTCAGGCCCGACTACAATGTCCTGCTGCAGATTTCCTCCCTGTGGGGCGACACCGGCGAAGAGCTGGACGAAAACCTCGTCGCCCTGCTGGAGGACGGCCTGGCTCTGGCCCTGGAGGACTGGAACGAAGCCCGCGCCGCCGAGGGCCGCGCCCTGGCCACGGACATGCATTCCCGCATTCTGCGCATGGAGGAATGGACCGGCCTCATCGCCGAACGGGCCCCGGCCATCAAGGAAGAACGCGCCAACCTGCTGCGGGAACGTCTGGGCGAGGCCCTGGCCCAGAGCGGACAAGAGCTGGAGGAAACCCGCCTGCTTCAGGAAGTGGTCGTCCTGGCCGACCGTCTGGATGTCAGCGAAGAGCTGACCCGCCTGAACACCCATCTGGAGCGTCTGCGCAATCTGTTGCAAAGCGGCGGCGACGCCGGACGGCGTCTGGATTTTACCCTGCAGGAATGCTTCCGCGAGATCAATACCTGCGGCAACAAGCTGCCCGACGTGCAGCTTTCCCGTCTGGTGGTGGATTTCAAGAACGAACTGGAAAAATGCCGCGAGCAGGTCCAGAACTTGGAATGA
- a CDS encoding DUF370 domain-containing protein produces the protein MPGDKLINIGFGNYVLAGRVVGIVNPSSSPMKRLREDARAEGRLIDATQGRKTRSILVTDSNHVILSSIQPETISQRFTQEEGD, from the coding sequence ATGCCCGGCGACAAACTTATCAACATAGGTTTCGGCAATTACGTGCTGGCCGGACGGGTGGTGGGCATCGTCAACCCTTCCTCCTCGCCCATGAAGCGCCTGCGCGAGGACGCGCGGGCCGAGGGACGGCTCATCGACGCCACCCAGGGACGCAAGACGCGCTCCATTCTGGTGACGGATTCCAACCATGTGATCCTCTCCTCCATCCAGCCTGAAACCATCAGCCAGCGTTTTACGCAGGAGGAAGGAGACTGA
- the gmk gene encoding guanylate kinase has protein sequence MRREGIALVLSAPSGAGKTTLIKRLLAEFPHFGYSVSCTTRRPRQGEVHGKDYFFLSREEFERCRAEQSFAEWAEVHGNFYGTPLAPVKEMLRQGQDVLFDIDVQGAAQLKLTLEEAAFAFILPPSMAELERRLRGRGLDDEETIQRRLNNARREMLETRWYDALVVNDDLDAAYDALRAVYLAATLAPGRNPRLVEELLAR, from the coding sequence ATGCGGCGCGAAGGCATAGCTCTGGTTCTGAGCGCCCCGTCCGGGGCGGGCAAAACTACCCTGATCAAGCGGCTTCTGGCGGAATTTCCGCATTTCGGCTATTCCGTGTCCTGCACCACGCGCCGGCCGCGCCAGGGCGAAGTGCACGGCAAGGACTATTTTTTCCTGAGCCGGGAGGAATTCGAACGCTGCCGCGCGGAACAGTCGTTCGCGGAATGGGCCGAAGTGCACGGCAATTTCTACGGCACGCCGCTGGCGCCGGTCAAAGAGATGCTGCGCCAGGGCCAGGACGTGCTCTTTGACATTGACGTGCAGGGCGCGGCCCAGCTCAAGCTGACGCTTGAGGAAGCGGCCTTCGCCTTCATCCTGCCGCCGAGCATGGCCGAGCTGGAGCGCCGCCTGCGCGGACGCGGCCTGGACGACGAGGAAACCATCCAGCGCCGCCTGAACAACGCCCGCCGGGAAATGCTTGAAACACGCTGGTACGACGCTCTGGTGGTCAACGACGATCTGGATGCGGCCTACGACGCCCTGCGGGCGGTATACCTGGCGGCCACCCTGGCTCCGGGCCGCAACCCCCGGCTGGTGGAAGAACTGCTCGCCCGCTGA